In Vibrio cidicii, the DNA window AGGCGTTGATATTCCAGCCAATGATCAGCCAGTGGACCTCAGTGAACTGCTGCAAGATCAAACGGGGTTAGAGAATAAGCTGTTTGCACGTCTTAACGATAAACACTTCACGCTGTATTCCGGTGAAAAAGCGACCTCGGCCAGTGGTGAGATTATGCCGCAAGCACTTAATGCCAATGGCTTAGTGAAATTTTTCATGGATTCACCTCGCTTTTTAGAGCTGATTGATCTCGGTATGCAAATGAGCGGCGAAGAACTGCCTCAAGAGGTGGTAGACGCTTTTTATAGCGAATCCGCCACCACGGTGACGCTGGATGTGAATCAACACGGTCTGGTCTTCGGTTATGGTTACCACAATGATCTCAACGAGATGAAAGTGGCCAACGAGCAAGCGAGCCAATAATCTCTACAGGATACTTTTTGCTGGGCACGAAAGTGCCCATTTTTTATTGTCGTGCAAAAGAAAAGCGACCTAAATCGGTCGCTCACAGTTTGGCTTATTTTCCCTATTTCATCGGCGCTCCATCTGCCGGGTTGATGTCGGCAGCATGGTCCGAATCGTCAAATCGATACAAGGATGCTTGTCTGTTGTGGATCAACTGAGCCGCAAGAGAAGGACTCACTGCACGGTGTTCGCCTCTCTCAACTCTGAATTCTCCGTCCCAAAAGTTATCTCTAAAGCGTCCTGACTCGAGGAAACTCAACAACAACTTTCATGGCTCTCTCCTTTTCCTCACTTCCGCTCTTAATTATAGTTTTGCCATTAATAAGAGTGATAATACCAAGCTGTTATAACAAATCGTTCCTTTACAACTCTATTGAGGAATAAAAACAGAGGCGCTCGACACCAATCTCAATCGTTTCGCTTAAGCAGCATCATCACTTCAGCGTGATCAGTATGCGGGAACATATCAAACCACTGAGCACGCTCGACTCGGTAGCTAGGCAGATGCGCTAGGTCTTGCTGCATCGTCACTGGGTTGCAACTGGAGTAAATCAAATAGTGCGGCGCAAGTTGCTCCAACTGTGCAGTCAGCGCTTGGCCCAAGCCGCGGCGTGGAGGGTTAACCAAAATAAGATCCGCGGCTTGCGTTTGTGCTTGAGAATACGCCGCCGAATCCAACGCAGAGAAACTCAAATTATCAATGCCGAGTTGTTGAGCCGAAAGCTTCGCGCTATTGATCGCTTCTTCTTCAATTTCAATGCCAATCACTTGCTCTGCGTGCGGTGCGCAGTGAAGCGCAAATCCACCAACGCCGCAGAAGAGATCCCACATTTGGCGTGGTTTGAGCTCGGCTACCCAATCGCGTGCCGTGGCGTAAAGCCGGGCCGCCACATGCGGATTGGTTTGGAAAAAGCTTTTTGGTCTCACCACCATTGGCACACCGTTAAATTCTTCCAACAAATATTGCTCAGAGGTGAGAAAGATCTCTTGCTCCCCTTCCAAGCGAGCCATGTGGATCGGTTGGATGTTGGCGGTAACCACGCGAATCGCAGGAAAGTCTTGCTGTAAGCGAGGCAAGTTGTCTCGAATGCGTTGCAGCGCATTTTCGCTACGCAGCACGAAACGCAACATGAACTCGCCACGTTTTTGGCTTTGCGTGAGCAAAATAAACTTCAGTTCGCCTTTTTTCTTTACTTTGTTGTAAGGCGGAATACCGGCGATACGGATCCAGTTCTGCAAATAGCTCAACAGCTCACGCATTACGTCCTGATAAAGTGGACAAGTGGTGAGAGACACCGGCGAGCCATCTTGCACGCTCTCGATACCCAAAATCGGCTGATGTGCAGCGCCCAAAGCAACCATTTTCGCTTTGTTGCGGCATTGGGTGGGTTGGCTTTGCTCGGGCGCAAGCCACGCCGAAGTCGACACCTGAGGAAAAAGCTGGCGCAAATGGGCGTCTTTCATTTCGATTTGAGCCAGATAAGGCATCTCGATGTAAGTGCAGGAAGTGCAGCGCTTCTGATGGAAAAATTCACACGGCATGGCAATTGAGAACTGGGAAAAAGAAAACGCAAGTCTAGTCCTCTGTTAACAATTGGCGAATCGGATAATTTGTCATTACGATTAATATGACTAATCATTGAGAGTTCGACATTTTGATGCAGAGCGGATAAAGTCTGTGCACATTTTCTGCTAAGGATTGAGCTATGAACGCTGTTATTGACACTCTGCTTTCCCACCGTTTCTATTCGAAAATTTACCGACCAAGCGATAACGCCAGAACAACTCGACACAATCATTCAATCGGGACTAGCCGCCTCTTCTTCCAGTTTGCTACAAGTGGTCTCAATCATTCGCATTACCGATCCAGCCAAACGTCAGCAGCTTGCCGAGCTCGCGGGGCCACAACACTATGTCGAAACGGCTGCCGAATTCCTCGTGTTTTGCATTGATTATCAACGCCACGCCACCCTCAACTCAGAAGTACAAGCGGGCTTTACCGAGCTGACATTGATCGGCGCGGTGGATGCCGGCATCATGGCGCAAAACTGCTTATTGGCCGCAGAGTCGATGGGATTAGGTGGCGTTTACATCGGTGGGCTGAGAAACAAAGCCGCAGAGGTGGATGCGCTTCTCGAACTGCCTCCATATAGTGCCGTCTTGTTTGGTATGTGCTTAGGGCATCCGGACCAAGACCCCGAGCTCAAACCAAGGTTGCCCGCAGAGGTGATTCTCCACGAGAACCACTATCAGCCGCTCGATCTCAATAAAGTGGCGCAATACGATCAAACCATGCTCGACTACTATGGCAAGCGTTCATCAAACCAAAAACAGGCCAGTTGGTCTGAACAAGTCACAGGTAAGCTGGCCGGGGAATCTCGCCCACACATCTTGCCCTACCTACACAGCAAAGGCTTGGCGACTAAATAGCGATTATCAAACATCGACAACGTGACAAAAGCAGAGTCTAGTTTCGCTCTGCTTTTACCGTTTATCCTAACAGCGTCTGTTCTTCGAGGATGAATAGCCCTTCGAGTTAACAGCCATACGCACAAAGAAAGATACGCACCATTTCATTGATGTGCGCCTGTTGATCTTGCTCGTTGGGTTGCGCAAGGTTTGCCACCAATTGCGGCCATAGAAATTGACCGTGGAACAGATTTAACAAGGTAGTCAACATGGTTTGGCTATCACCATGACAAAGCTTTCCCTCTTCGATGGCGACGTCTAACCAACGTTTCAGTTCAAGATCTTTACCTCCCATCAAGGCTAGGTATCGCTGTGCCAGCTCGGGCTCTCGAATGAATTCACCCACGATCATACGCACCACTGGCAAGCCAATATCACGATACAGCCCTGCCATTTTGCTAGTGAGATAGGTTTTTAACTGGCTCTCTAAATCAACGTCAGATTGATAAACAAACGACAGGCGCGAAGTTTGTTGCTCAACCATCGAGTTGATAGCTGCTGTAAACAGCAGCTCTTTACTCTCAAAATGTCGATAAAGCGTTCTCTTCGATGTGGCGGCTTTTTCGCACACGCGATCCATATTTGCCGCGTTAAAACCGTACGCCGTAAACTCGTCTTTAGCAGCCTCAATAAGCGCTAACCGCTTTTGTTCAGTGACTTTCATACACACCCTCTTTAGTTGCTACCTAGTATAGAACAAAAATAGAAAAAGTATACTTTCAAGTTTACTTACTTTAAAATCCGTGTATGATCACAGAAAAATGGCGATCAACGGATGACACACCATTGACTGGCACCTGACAGCAGGTGATGTACAACAATGGCGTAACTGGCTTTGCCCGTTCTGCTCAATCGACGATGTCCAATAAATGAAAAAAGCCTTTCTGATCTCTTTATTATCAGCGAGCTATGCCTTACCGGCTGTCGCAGACTCCATTTCTCTGCCTATCTGGAAAGAAGACGCAGAAGCGCTTGGTTACACCTTGCCAAAACCGATCGGCTTTAACTTGAGTTACATGACGATGGAGCAAGGCATCAATGTCGATTCCATCGTTCTGCAAGGATTGAACTTCAACTATCTCGATATCAGTTTGGAGGCAGAACCCGGACGCCAATACACCGAAGTGCTGACGCTACGTGCTGATGTTTGGCTGTTTCCCTTTTTAAACCTCTATGGCTTAGTCGGCAAACTGGATGGCTATTCAACAACCGATGTTACGTTAACGGCTGGCTTCAATCCCAATCGCCCATTCATCAGTCATAAAATTCAAGACTTTCGCTTAGATCTTGATGGTTATACGACGGGACTTGGTTTTGTACTGGTCGGCGGCTATGAAAACTGGTTTGCGTTGGTGGACGCGAGCTTCACACAAAGCCGTTTGACCGTTGTCGACGGCACCATTGACGCCATTGTGGTGTCACCTCGTATCGGCTACGACTTTAATCGTCACGATGTGCCACTGCGTTTGTGGGCAGGCGCTATGTATCAAGATGTGGAACAGACCTTAAAAGGCTCTTTGTCGGATCTAGGTTTACCCTCATCTTTGACTTCTAAGCTGCCATCCGATGCCCGTTTTGAAGTGCAACAGCATCTACAAACGCCGTGGAACCCTATTGTTGGCATGCAGTATCAAATTAACGAAAGCTGGTACTTACTGGGTGAGTTCGGTTTTGGGGAACGCCAAAGTCTGTTTTTCTCTATCGATCGGAGATTTTAAGCCGTGAATCAATTCGCTTGGCTCTCGTTGCTCTGCCTCACCAGCTTTGGGGCGTTAGCAGAGAGTGAAAACCGCTGGCTTGATAACCTATTGGATAAACTCGGTGCCAGTGAGACGGTTGATCACACTAAGCTAATCGATTGGGGGGTGTTGCCCGGGCCTTTCGTCAATCCAGAACAAGGACTGGGCATTGGTATCGCCGCCGTTGGGCTCTACACGCCCACGGGTTGGCAAGCCTCGGACCCTTATTCGACCGTCACCATTACTTCCTATGCCTCAACATCCGGTTCCTACGGATTAGGGGTGGATAATCGTACCTATTTGGCTGGCGATTCTGTGCGCCTGCTGCTGGACGGGTGGATCAGCCACACTCCCGGCTACTACTGGGGTAGCGGAAAGCAAGCGGCTGAGGAGGAACAGAATAAAACTCAGTATGACGCCAAGCGGCTGCAGCTCAATCCCAAAATAGCGCTGGAAGTGTTGCCCGATCTCTACCTCAAGGGAGGCTGGCATTGGCAATCTTATCAAAGCGTCAAAAGCAAAGATGACACGCGCGTGTCAAACGAACTAGAAAATGGTAACAGCAGCGGCCTGTTACTGGGTATCGAGTACGATAGCCGTGACTTCGAACCCAACCCACAACAAGGCAGTTACTGGAATGTAGAGTGGAGTGATTACCGCCAGCAGTATGGTAGCGACAACGATTATCAACAATGGCTGGTGAACGTGCGACATTACATCCGCGTTTCACCGCAAACCATTGTCGCGATGGAGCTGTATAGCCAAGCGTTTAGCGGTGATGTGCCTTGGTACGACCAAGCCCTGTTGGGAGATGATCAACGTATGCGTGGCTATTACCAAGGGCAGTATCGCGACAAAAACCAGCTGTCTACCCAAGTTGAGCTGCGCCACAGTTTCAATGCGAGACATGGCATGGTCGCGTGGTTGGGGACAGGCGCTATCGCACCAACGTACCGAAGTTTGGAAGAGCAATCTTGGCTGCCGACAGTCGGTGTCGGCTACCGTTTCGCTTTCAAAGCCCGCATTAACGTCCGTATTGATATGGGCTTGGGTAAGGAAAGTAGCGGCTTTTATTTTCAGGTCAATGAAGCGTTTTAGAGAATCATGATGAAATTTAACAAAGCTATCCTTTTACTTCTGGCGGGCTTAGTTCACAGCGCATTTGCAGAAACCGAACCACCCGTCGGTGTGCGCCCTTGTTGCGCTTTTGGTTACGATTTAAAAGCACAACTGGGTGGCATCCCAGTGCCTTTTTTCTCCGTTGGTAATGTGGTGGATGCAGACCAAATCGGCCAGCATCACTATAACGATGGTTCACAATCCGTCTCCGGCAATCTTCTCGGTTTCGGTGATGAACAAAATGGCCTCATTTTCACCCAAGAAGGGGGATTTATCGACACCGCGCACGTGCGTGACACCGCGGATTTCACCTTCTTTCTTTACCAACAAAATCGAGAGCGCTTGGGTCAAACCAGTCAGATCGACCTGACGCAAGAGCTGCGTACGCGGCAAATTATTTGGCAGGCTCACAGCAACGAATTGTCTGCCAGCGAACAAGCCAGACGCAGTGCGCAAGCCGCAGCGTTGGTCGCTTTTCAATTGGCGCAATGGCATGAGATCGCACAGTGGTTTGGGTTAGTATCGGTGGGCGGGTTTGACGAGTTGGCCTCGGCTTACTCACCTGAAGATCTCTATTCCAACATGCTGGGAGCCAAACTGGCAAAAGCGATCTTGCTGGCGGATCCAGCAATCAATAGAAAAGATTTCTCAACCCAACTTGATAGTGCGCTGCAAGCCGCATTAACAGAGCTCAAAGCCGAGAACAAATCGGTCACTAAGCAAAAAATCGAAGCCCTCGATGGCATTTGGTGGGACAGCTCACGCCGCCTGCCTGACAAGTGGTTACTGCTAAAACGCGACTATCAGTTTAGCTATACCTTGCAGCCCAACTACCCTGGCGCAACGCATCGTTTATCCCTTGATGAATATTTCGATGATGGCAGTCGAATCAACGACTGGGTCTCATTGCAACTTGTGGCCAGTGACAACGAAACCGCCTTTGCAGGTTTACCAGACTCGCTCGCTTCCCTGCCCGTTTGGCAGCATGAGCAATTAGCTCAACTCACGAAGTTTGCGTATCAGCACGACGAGCGTGCGCACCCTCAGCAAGTATCGCCACAGGTTGGAGAAGAGTAACCACTGCATAACTTGCGCTTGTTTATGCAAAATCAAGAGGCATATGCATAGCGATTATCATCTGGTAAGAATGAACAGGTTTGTTTATCTATCGATAAAAAAGATAAACAACCTAATTCAACAGATAAATATTCTAGCTTACTTTGTTATAACCTTGTGAATATTCCAAAAATTCAGGTGATATAGATCACATCCATTAATCCAATTCATCAATTTACTTTTTTATTTTTAGTGGATACTGCTACCCTGCTGCTCCCCTTGAACTGAACTCAAGGTGCATAACTATAAGGAGTGTTCATATGAATACCAAGAAACCGATGTCGCTAACCGGCCG includes these proteins:
- a CDS encoding TetR/AcrR family transcriptional regulator → MKVTEQKRLALIEAAKDEFTAYGFNAANMDRVCEKAATSKRTLYRHFESKELLFTAAINSMVEQQTSRLSFVYQSDVDLESQLKTYLTSKMAGLYRDIGLPVVRMIVGEFIREPELAQRYLALMGGKDLELKRWLDVAIEEGKLCHGDSQTMLTTLLNLFHGQFLWPQLVANLAQPNEQDQQAHINEMVRIFLCAYGC
- a CDS encoding TonB-dependent receptor, with the translated sequence MKKAFLISLLSASYALPAVADSISLPIWKEDAEALGYTLPKPIGFNLSYMTMEQGINVDSIVLQGLNFNYLDISLEAEPGRQYTEVLTLRADVWLFPFLNLYGLVGKLDGYSTTDVTLTAGFNPNRPFISHKIQDFRLDLDGYTTGLGFVLVGGYENWFALVDASFTQSRLTVVDGTIDAIVVSPRIGYDFNRHDVPLRLWAGAMYQDVEQTLKGSLSDLGLPSSLTSKLPSDARFEVQQHLQTPWNPIVGMQYQINESWYLLGEFGFGERQSLFFSIDRRF
- a CDS encoding DUF4056 domain-containing protein — its product is MMKFNKAILLLLAGLVHSAFAETEPPVGVRPCCAFGYDLKAQLGGIPVPFFSVGNVVDADQIGQHHYNDGSQSVSGNLLGFGDEQNGLIFTQEGGFIDTAHVRDTADFTFFLYQQNRERLGQTSQIDLTQELRTRQIIWQAHSNELSASEQARRSAQAAALVAFQLAQWHEIAQWFGLVSVGGFDELASAYSPEDLYSNMLGAKLAKAILLADPAINRKDFSTQLDSALQAALTELKAENKSVTKQKIEALDGIWWDSSRRLPDKWLLLKRDYQFSYTLQPNYPGATHRLSLDEYFDDGSRINDWVSLQLVASDNETAFAGLPDSLASLPVWQHEQLAQLTKFAYQHDERAHPQQVSPQVGEE
- the rlmC gene encoding 23S rRNA (uracil(747)-C(5))-methyltransferase RlmC, whose amino-acid sequence is MPCEFFHQKRCTSCTYIEMPYLAQIEMKDAHLRQLFPQVSTSAWLAPEQSQPTQCRNKAKMVALGAAHQPILGIESVQDGSPVSLTTCPLYQDVMRELLSYLQNWIRIAGIPPYNKVKKKGELKFILLTQSQKRGEFMLRFVLRSENALQRIRDNLPRLQQDFPAIRVVTANIQPIHMARLEGEQEIFLTSEQYLLEEFNGVPMVVRPKSFFQTNPHVAARLYATARDWVAELKPRQMWDLFCGVGGFALHCAPHAEQVIGIEIEEEAINSAKLSAQQLGIDNLSFSALDSAAYSQAQTQAADLILVNPPRRGLGQALTAQLEQLAPHYLIYSSCNPVTMQQDLAHLPSYRVERAQWFDMFPHTDHAEVMMLLKRND
- a CDS encoding BamA/TamA family outer membrane protein is translated as MNQFAWLSLLCLTSFGALAESENRWLDNLLDKLGASETVDHTKLIDWGVLPGPFVNPEQGLGIGIAAVGLYTPTGWQASDPYSTVTITSYASTSGSYGLGVDNRTYLAGDSVRLLLDGWISHTPGYYWGSGKQAAEEEQNKTQYDAKRLQLNPKIALEVLPDLYLKGGWHWQSYQSVKSKDDTRVSNELENGNSSGLLLGIEYDSRDFEPNPQQGSYWNVEWSDYRQQYGSDNDYQQWLVNVRHYIRVSPQTIVAMELYSQAFSGDVPWYDQALLGDDQRMRGYYQGQYRDKNQLSTQVELRHSFNARHGMVAWLGTGAIAPTYRSLEEQSWLPTVGVGYRFAFKARINVRIDMGLGKESSGFYFQVNEAF